A genomic window from Flavobacterium hankyongi includes:
- a CDS encoding NAD-dependent epimerase/dehydratase family protein, whose amino-acid sequence MDTKILIIGACGQIGTELTQKLRAIYGVNNVIASDIRKLNIDVVNDGIFEVVNALDYNQIEHLIEKYQITDVYLMAALLSATAEKNPAFAWDLNMNSLFHVLNLAKAGKIKKIYWPSSIAVFGPTTPRENTPQYTIMEPSTVYGISKQTGERWCEYYHTQYGVDVRSIRYPGLISWSTPPGGGTTDYAVDIYHKAITEGKFTSFLSEDSALPMMYMDDAIKATIGIMEAPAEQIKIRSSYNLSAMSFTPKEIAAEIKKHFPDFTIDYAPDFRQKIADSWPASIDDSRARGDWGWQNDYNMENMTVEMIAKLKEYIYK is encoded by the coding sequence ATGGACACGAAAATATTAATTATAGGTGCTTGTGGTCAAATAGGTACCGAACTTACTCAAAAGTTAAGAGCCATTTACGGCGTAAATAATGTAATAGCATCTGATATTAGAAAATTAAATATTGATGTTGTTAATGATGGAATTTTTGAAGTCGTAAACGCATTAGATTACAATCAAATTGAGCACTTAATAGAAAAATATCAAATTACTGATGTTTATTTAATGGCGGCTCTTCTTTCAGCAACTGCAGAGAAAAACCCTGCTTTTGCTTGGGATTTAAATATGAATTCACTTTTCCATGTTTTAAATTTAGCCAAAGCTGGAAAAATTAAAAAGATATATTGGCCTTCGAGTATTGCAGTTTTTGGGCCTACTACACCAAGAGAAAACACACCTCAATATACTATTATGGAGCCATCTACTGTTTACGGAATTAGCAAGCAAACGGGTGAAAGATGGTGTGAATATTATCACACACAATATGGTGTAGATGTGAGAAGTATTCGTTATCCTGGTTTAATTAGTTGGAGTACACCTCCAGGTGGTGGAACTACAGATTATGCTGTTGATATTTACCATAAAGCCATTACCGAAGGAAAATTTACTTCGTTTTTGTCTGAAGACTCGGCTTTACCGATGATGTATATGGATGATGCAATTAAAGCGACTATTGGAATCATGGAAGCCCCTGCTGAGCAGATTAAAATTCGTTCTTCGTATAATTTATCGGCAATGAGTTTTACACCAAAAGAAATTGCTGCAGAAATTAAAAAACATTTTCCAGATTTTACTATTGATTATGCGCCAGATTTTCGTCAGAAGATTGCAGATAGCTGGCCAGCTAGTATAGACGATTCAAGGGCAAGGGGAGATTGGGGTTGGCAGAATGACTACAATATGGAAAATATGACAGTTGAAATGATTGCTAAACTTAAAGAGTATATCTACAAATAA
- a CDS encoding M1 family aminopeptidase: MKRITYLSLILLFSTHVFSQKQNHDHDFEKMVEAEMKSASKKLNLAVNPNTLNYNITYHKLEFNVDPTVREISGKVTTNYTALSNMNAITFDLTSDLVVSSVKVNNVTSTFSQNTSEELVINLPSTQLAGTSATVEIIYSGVPANSGFDSFVVDVHGTNSPILWTLSEPYGARDWWPCKQDLNDKVDNGIDVYITAPSQYTSVSNGLQQSRVINGANATTHYHHSYPIPAYLIAIAVSNYQIYNQQGGLGTVASPFFPIVNYIYPETSATMTPTLGVTPTIINFYETIIGPYPFRNEKYGHAEMGWGGGMEHTTVSFMTGSGGTMSRSLIAHEMAHQWFGDKVTCGSWKDIWLNEGITEYMSGCVVENLDGAASFVNWKNSKITSITSSPIGNLYLYDAQLTDVNRIFSNRLTYNKGSMVTNMLRYIMGDANFFQALRNYLNDPTLAYAYAVTPQFQTHLEAVHGASLQEFFDDWVYKEGYPIYTINAYNSGTNQATVVINQTQSITNNAQTGYVSFYEMPVPVRLVLSNGSNFDVKLNNTFSGQSFNITLPAGTTITNVIFDPNKNIISRNSTATLGTNSFNLETAINVFPNPVSDILTIEIPSSTILQKISIYNSIGQKSLESNQSKINLSGLAKGLYVVTLETNEGIFHKKLIKN, encoded by the coding sequence ATGAAAAGAATCACCTACTTGTCATTAATACTACTTTTTTCTACTCATGTGTTTTCTCAAAAACAGAATCATGACCATGATTTTGAAAAAATGGTAGAAGCAGAAATGAAATCTGCATCAAAAAAATTAAATTTAGCTGTAAACCCAAATACATTAAATTACAATATAACCTATCATAAATTAGAATTTAATGTAGATCCAACAGTCAGGGAAATTAGTGGTAAGGTAACTACTAATTATACTGCATTGTCAAATATGAATGCTATTACCTTTGATTTAACAAGTGATTTAGTAGTAAGTTCAGTGAAAGTTAACAATGTTACTTCTACTTTTTCACAAAATACAAGTGAAGAATTAGTTATAAACTTACCTTCTACCCAACTTGCAGGTACATCTGCAACTGTTGAAATTATTTATTCTGGTGTTCCTGCAAACAGTGGTTTCGATTCTTTTGTGGTTGACGTCCATGGGACAAACTCTCCTATTCTTTGGACATTATCTGAACCTTATGGAGCAAGAGATTGGTGGCCTTGTAAACAAGATTTGAATGACAAAGTAGATAACGGAATAGATGTTTACATCACAGCTCCATCACAATACACAAGCGTTTCAAACGGCTTACAACAATCAAGGGTTATTAATGGTGCTAACGCAACAACACACTACCATCATAGCTATCCAATTCCTGCTTATCTTATTGCAATTGCTGTGTCAAATTATCAAATTTATAATCAACAAGGAGGACTTGGAACAGTTGCAAGTCCATTTTTCCCTATCGTGAATTATATTTATCCTGAAACAAGTGCAACTATGACACCTACCTTAGGAGTAACTCCAACAATAATTAACTTTTATGAAACAATTATAGGACCATATCCTTTTAGAAATGAAAAGTATGGTCATGCCGAAATGGGCTGGGGAGGTGGAATGGAACATACAACCGTTTCTTTTATGACTGGATCTGGAGGCACAATGAGCAGATCATTGATAGCTCATGAAATGGCACACCAGTGGTTTGGAGACAAAGTTACTTGCGGTTCTTGGAAAGATATTTGGTTAAATGAAGGAATTACAGAATACATGTCTGGATGTGTAGTTGAAAATCTTGATGGAGCTGCTTCTTTTGTAAACTGGAAAAATTCAAAAATCACCAGCATAACCTCATCTCCTATAGGAAATTTGTACTTATATGACGCTCAACTTACTGATGTAAATAGAATTTTTAGTAACCGTCTTACTTACAATAAAGGGTCTATGGTAACCAACATGTTGCGTTATATCATGGGAGATGCTAACTTTTTTCAGGCATTACGAAATTATTTAAACGATCCAACTTTAGCTTATGCCTATGCAGTAACTCCACAATTTCAAACTCACCTTGAGGCGGTTCATGGAGCTAGTCTACAAGAATTTTTTGATGATTGGGTTTACAAAGAAGGCTATCCTATTTATACAATAAACGCTTATAATTCAGGAACTAACCAAGCTACTGTTGTAATCAACCAAACACAATCAATAACCAATAACGCTCAAACTGGATATGTTTCGTTTTATGAAATGCCAGTGCCAGTTCGTTTAGTTTTAAGTAATGGATCAAATTTTGACGTGAAATTAAACAACACATTTAGTGGACAAAGTTTTAATATTACTTTACCAGCTGGAACAACAATCACAAATGTAATTTTTGATCCAAATAAAAATATTATTTCCCGTAACAGCACAGCGACTTTAGGTACTAATTCTTTTAATTTAGAAACGGCCATCAATGTTTTTCCTAATCCAGTTTCAGATATTTTAACCATTGAGATACCATCATCTACAATTCTTCAAAAAATTAGTATTTATAATTCTATAGGTCAAAAGTCTTTAGAATCTAATCAAAGTAAAATAAATTTATCAGGACTTGCAAAAGGATTATATGTAGTGACTCTAGAAACTAATGAAGGGATATTTCATAAAAAATTGATAAAAAACTAA
- a CDS encoding NAD(P)H-binding protein: MQKISVLGCGWLGLPLAKELVKLGFKVKGSTTSEEKLNQLQEEGIKPFLIALTEDKIEGNMSEFLKDSDILIVNIPPKLRSTLSENFVAKIKNLISFLEQSSVQKVVFVSSTSVYGNTSTSLNVTEVDLPNPETESGKQLLESEKLFQQNQHFKTSILRFGGLIGGDRQPVKHLAGKENLENPNVPVNLIHQSDCIEIISKIIMNEVWGEVFNAVAPYHPSRKEYYSQKAKEMNLTLPKFLEMDGGKGKIINSDKLIHRLGHQFRLDLY, translated from the coding sequence ATGCAAAAAATTAGTGTTTTAGGTTGTGGATGGTTGGGATTACCATTAGCAAAAGAGCTTGTTAAATTAGGTTTCAAAGTTAAGGGTTCTACAACTTCTGAGGAAAAGTTGAACCAACTTCAAGAAGAAGGAATAAAACCTTTTTTAATTGCTCTAACAGAAGATAAAATAGAAGGAAATATGTCGGAATTTTTGAAGGATTCCGACATATTGATTGTCAATATTCCTCCAAAATTACGAAGTACGTTATCGGAAAACTTTGTGGCCAAAATTAAAAATCTGATTTCTTTTCTCGAGCAGTCATCAGTTCAAAAAGTAGTGTTTGTGAGTTCAACCTCTGTGTATGGTAACACTTCAACTTCGCTCAATGTGACAGAAGTAGATTTGCCAAATCCAGAAACTGAAAGTGGCAAACAATTACTAGAATCAGAAAAATTATTTCAACAAAACCAACATTTTAAAACTTCGATTTTGAGATTTGGAGGATTAATTGGAGGAGACAGACAACCTGTGAAACATTTGGCAGGAAAAGAAAATCTAGAAAATCCTAACGTGCCAGTGAACTTGATTCATCAAAGTGATTGTATCGAAATAATCTCAAAAATTATAATGAATGAAGTGTGGGGAGAAGTTTTTAATGCAGTAGCACCATATCATCCCTCTCGAAAAGAATATTACTCTCAAAAAGCAAAAGAAATGAATTTGACTTTGCCAAAATTTTTAGAAATGGATGGTGGAAAAGGGAAAATCATTAATTCTGATAAATTAATTCACCGATTAGGTCATCAATTTCGTTTAGATTTGTATTGA
- a CDS encoding M20/M25/M40 family metallo-hydrolase codes for MQKPTNSLFQIALLLSIVFMTFYAMVPQSEEKNVPLNEFSTQRALAHVKNITQKPHYIGSTGHTEVANYLFNELKNLGLTPQFQEGFTLSDGGILVNSKNILARVKGNENGKALLLLSHYDSAPHSKSLGASDDASGIAAILESVRTHLHNKQQAKNDIIILFSDAEEIGLNGAALFVSKHPWAKDVGAVINLEARGSSGPGYMLMETNEGNAKMVDAFSKSNLSRPNSNSLMYSIYKMLPNDTDLTVFRTLGKIQGFNFAFIDNHFNYHTAQDSYQNLDKKTLAHQGANLYPLMNYLANADLSNLNSTEDKVYFSVPFGFISYSFDWIMPMLIVALSLTFILIFIGISKRVLHPAEMGKGMITFLLTLIITGGLGFLGWKLLLELYPQYSDIQHGFTYNGHDYIYGFASIALAFCFIMYHSKESKPKEYNQFIAPLILWLLINIGAALYLKGAGFFIIPVLSGLIMLGYFIITQKSNSILNFILVLPTLIILVPFVEMFPIGLGLKILFVSTIFVTLIFGLLLPIFGSFQNKKVYFFLFLVLGLCFLGKAHYNSNYSENKAKPNSLIYIQNTDERKAYWATYDKNLDECTKGYLGEKPTDAKKLNSNKMYSKYQAGFTFMTNAPFKSLPKSTVNFVKDSIVGNYRNFIIDIVPNRKLNRIDVFSNGGKPQQVRANNVQNIEFKSNIENAKNNKILTYYITDTIPLKLQFRIPVKEKLDLSIKESSFDLLEHPQFSITKRKSWMMPTPFVLNDAIVVEHRVFRNAKN; via the coding sequence ATGCAAAAACCAACCAACTCACTGTTTCAGATTGCTTTACTTCTCAGTATTGTATTTATGACATTTTATGCAATGGTCCCACAAAGCGAAGAAAAAAATGTCCCTTTAAATGAATTTTCAACACAAAGAGCTTTAGCCCATGTAAAAAACATTACTCAAAAACCACATTATATTGGTTCAACAGGTCATACGGAAGTGGCCAATTATTTGTTTAACGAATTAAAAAACCTTGGATTAACACCTCAATTTCAGGAAGGATTTACACTTTCTGATGGAGGAATTCTAGTTAACTCGAAAAATATTTTAGCACGTGTTAAAGGAAATGAAAATGGGAAAGCACTTTTGCTTTTATCACATTACGACAGTGCACCTCATTCTAAATCATTAGGTGCTAGTGATGATGCCAGCGGAATTGCAGCTATTTTAGAGAGTGTTCGAACGCATTTACATAACAAGCAACAAGCAAAAAATGACATTATTATTCTTTTTTCTGATGCCGAAGAAATTGGTTTGAACGGAGCTGCCCTTTTTGTGAGCAAACATCCTTGGGCAAAAGATGTGGGTGCAGTTATTAACCTTGAAGCAAGAGGAAGCTCAGGACCAGGCTACATGCTAATGGAAACCAATGAAGGAAATGCTAAAATGGTCGATGCTTTTAGTAAAAGCAATTTATCTAGACCCAATTCGAATTCGTTGATGTATAGCATTTATAAAATGTTGCCAAATGACACAGATTTAACTGTTTTTAGAACTTTGGGAAAAATACAAGGATTTAATTTTGCATTTATCGACAATCATTTTAATTACCACACTGCACAAGACAGTTATCAAAATCTCGACAAAAAAACATTAGCACATCAAGGAGCAAACTTATATCCTTTGATGAATTATTTAGCTAATGCCGATTTGTCAAATTTAAACTCAACAGAAGATAAAGTTTATTTTTCAGTGCCATTTGGGTTTATTAGCTATTCGTTCGATTGGATTATGCCAATGTTAATCGTAGCATTATCATTAACGTTTATCTTGATCTTTATTGGGATTTCAAAACGTGTATTGCATCCTGCCGAAATGGGGAAGGGAATGATAACCTTTTTGTTGACATTAATAATCACTGGAGGATTGGGTTTTCTGGGTTGGAAACTTCTATTAGAACTTTATCCTCAATATAGTGATATCCAACATGGGTTTACTTATAATGGACACGATTATATTTACGGATTTGCGAGTATTGCACTTGCATTTTGTTTTATAATGTATCATAGTAAAGAAAGTAAACCCAAAGAATACAATCAATTTATTGCCCCATTAATTTTATGGTTGCTTATCAATATTGGTGCAGCACTTTATCTTAAAGGAGCCGGATTTTTTATCATTCCGGTATTGTCAGGATTAATAATGTTGGGTTACTTTATAATCACTCAAAAGTCTAATTCAATTTTGAATTTTATTTTAGTACTTCCTACATTAATTATTTTAGTTCCTTTTGTGGAAATGTTTCCAATAGGTTTAGGATTAAAGATACTTTTTGTTAGTACAATTTTTGTAACTCTTATTTTTGGATTGTTGTTGCCAATTTTTGGTTCGTTCCAAAATAAAAAAGTGTATTTTTTCTTGTTTCTAGTGCTCGGTTTATGCTTTTTGGGCAAGGCTCATTATAATTCTAATTATTCAGAAAATAAAGCGAAACCAAACAGTTTGATTTATATTCAAAATACAGATGAAAGAAAAGCCTATTGGGCAACATATGATAAAAATTTAGACGAATGCACTAAAGGTTATTTGGGTGAAAAACCAACCGATGCTAAAAAATTAAACAGTAATAAAATGTATAGTAAGTACCAAGCTGGCTTTACTTTTATGACAAATGCTCCATTTAAGAGTTTGCCAAAATCGACTGTGAATTTTGTTAAAGATTCTATTGTTGGGAATTATAGAAATTTTATCATTGACATTGTTCCAAATCGAAAATTGAACAGAATTGATGTATTTTCAAACGGAGGAAAACCTCAACAAGTAAGAGCTAACAATGTTCAAAATATAGAATTCAAAAGCAATATTGAAAATGCTAAAAACAATAAAATTTTGACGTATTATATCACCGATACCATTCCGTTGAAACTTCAGTTTAGAATTCCTGTTAAAGAAAAATTAGATCTAAGTATCAAGGAAAGTTCATTTGATTTGTTAGAGCATCCTCAGTTTAGTATTACCAAAAGAAAATCTTGGATGATGCCAACACCTTTTGTTTTAAATGATGCTATTGTTGTGGAACATCGAGTTTTTAGAAATGCAAAAAATTAG
- a CDS encoding YfiT family bacillithiol transferase has protein sequence MNLEALKFPIGKFQFDPDVTRQQVQDWIATIQSFSQEIENITQSLTTEQLNWRYRPEGWSIKQVIHHLADSHMNALIRIKLALTEDAPVIRPYEESLWAELCDGLNNDISASLKIINGVHEKWAYVLKNLSDQQWNKMYFHPQHQRLFSVKEGLGIYDWHCKHHLAHIKQALDNNGNFGSL, from the coding sequence ATGAATCTCGAAGCCTTAAAATTCCCTATTGGAAAATTTCAGTTTGATCCTGATGTTACACGCCAACAAGTACAGGATTGGATAGCTACTATTCAATCTTTTTCACAAGAAATAGAAAATATAACTCAATCACTTACTACAGAACAACTTAATTGGAGATATAGACCAGAAGGATGGTCAATAAAGCAAGTTATACATCATTTGGCTGATAGTCATATGAATGCTTTAATCAGAATAAAATTAGCGCTAACAGAAGATGCACCAGTTATAAGACCTTATGAAGAATCGCTTTGGGCAGAATTGTGTGATGGTTTAAACAATGATATTTCGGCTTCCTTAAAAATCATAAATGGAGTTCATGAAAAATGGGCTTATGTTTTAAAGAATCTTTCAGATCAACAATGGAACAAGATGTATTTTCATCCGCAACACCAAAGATTGTTTTCGGTTAAGGAAGGATTAGGAATCTACGATTGGCATTGTAAACATCATTTGGCACACATAAAACAAGCTTTAGATAATAACGGAAATTTTGGAAGTCTATGA
- the rseP gene encoding RIP metalloprotease RseP produces the protein MDTLIQIAQIIFILSVLVILHEFGHYLPAKLFKVRVEKFYLFMDAWFSLFKKKIGDTEWGIGWLPIGGYVKLSGMMDESMDKEQMKQPAQPWEFRSKPAWQRLIIMLGGITVNILLAWIIYTTLYSTYGQKYVSTAKIQEKGLAFGESGLNAGFKNGDKIVSVDGKTQEKFNRLIIDVLLGNDVEIERNGEKEILHISDEQKSKILGSEGRDFIKPRIATVFVDSILPNSIASKAGLKKGDQIVKIDSIKFNYFDELTDLLKENSRKQVSLTVLRANKEVNLNTTISKDGKIGFFPTTKDKNDFLITNKLSLIQAIPAAINESYTQFTYNIKQFKLILRPKTEAYKQVMSPIGITQKLPTTWDWEFIWGFTAMFSIGLAFMNLLPIPGLDGGHAIFTIAEMITGKTLSDKAAERVQTFGMIILLSLMALTFGKDIYQIIAKNFL, from the coding sequence ATGGATACACTTATTCAAATTGCTCAAATCATATTTATCCTTTCGGTATTAGTAATTTTACATGAATTCGGGCATTATTTACCAGCTAAATTATTCAAAGTTAGAGTCGAAAAATTTTACTTATTCATGGACGCTTGGTTTTCTTTATTTAAAAAGAAAATTGGCGATACCGAATGGGGAATTGGCTGGCTGCCTATTGGTGGATACGTTAAACTATCTGGAATGATGGATGAAAGCATGGATAAAGAACAAATGAAGCAACCTGCACAACCTTGGGAGTTTCGTTCTAAACCAGCTTGGCAAAGACTTATCATCATGCTAGGTGGTATTACTGTAAACATACTTTTAGCTTGGATTATTTATACAACACTATATAGTACCTATGGACAAAAATATGTGTCTACGGCAAAAATTCAGGAAAAGGGATTAGCTTTTGGAGAATCTGGATTAAACGCAGGTTTTAAAAATGGAGATAAAATTGTTTCAGTTGACGGCAAAACTCAGGAAAAATTCAATCGCCTAATCATTGACGTTTTATTAGGAAATGATGTAGAAATTGAACGAAACGGGGAAAAAGAAATATTACATATTTCTGACGAGCAAAAAAGTAAAATTTTAGGTTCTGAAGGTAGAGATTTTATAAAACCAAGAATAGCAACTGTTTTTGTTGACTCTATTTTACCTAATAGTATAGCTTCTAAAGCTGGATTAAAAAAAGGTGATCAAATCGTGAAAATTGACAGTATTAAATTTAACTATTTTGATGAATTAACAGACTTATTAAAAGAAAACTCTAGGAAACAAGTCTCATTAACTGTTTTGAGAGCTAATAAAGAAGTAAATTTAAATACAACTATTTCAAAAGACGGTAAAATTGGATTCTTCCCTACAACAAAAGATAAAAACGATTTTTTAATAACTAATAAATTAAGTTTAATTCAAGCAATCCCAGCAGCAATAAACGAGTCTTATACACAATTTACGTACAACATTAAACAATTTAAATTGATTTTAAGACCAAAAACAGAAGCTTATAAACAAGTTATGAGTCCTATCGGAATTACACAAAAATTACCAACAACTTGGGATTGGGAATTTATCTGGGGCTTTACAGCTATGTTCTCAATTGGTTTAGCCTTTATGAACCTATTGCCAATACCTGGTCTAGATGGTGGACATGCAATTTTTACCATTGCAGAAATGATTACTGGTAAAACTTTAAGTGATAAAGCTGCCGAAAGAGTTCAAACTTTCGGAATGATTATCTTACTGAGCTTAATGGCTTTAACTTTTGGAAAAGATATTTACCAAATCATAGCAAAGAATTTTTTGTAA
- a CDS encoding nuclear transport factor 2 family protein — MKKTLLLLLFSCVSFAQTKEKTEINQLLDNWHKAAAEAKFDNYFSYLADESIFIGTDATENWNKKQFMDFAKPYFDKGKAWNFTALERNIYFDKTKNIAWFDELLNTQMKICRGSGVLVKEGKEWKIKHYVLSMTIPNDNTNDVIKIKTPIEDTLIEKLKPTPKIAK; from the coding sequence ATGAAAAAAACTCTTCTTTTACTTTTATTCTCATGTGTTTCCTTTGCCCAAACAAAAGAAAAAACTGAAATCAATCAATTATTAGACAATTGGCACAAAGCTGCCGCAGAAGCCAAATTTGACAACTATTTTAGTTACTTGGCCGACGAATCTATTTTTATTGGAACAGATGCAACCGAAAACTGGAATAAAAAACAATTCATGGATTTTGCTAAACCTTATTTTGACAAAGGGAAAGCTTGGAATTTTACCGCTTTAGAGCGTAATATTTATTTTGATAAAACTAAAAATATTGCTTGGTTTGATGAATTGCTAAACACCCAAATGAAAATTTGTCGTGGATCTGGTGTATTAGTTAAAGAAGGTAAGGAATGGAAAATAAAGCATTATGTACTTTCAATGACTATACCTAATGACAACACAAACGATGTAATTAAAATAAAGACTCCTATTGAAGACACACTTATTGAAAAATTAAAACCTACGCCTAAAATCGCTAAATAA
- a CDS encoding single-stranded DNA-binding protein, producing MNALRNKVQLIGHVGQEPEIKILEGGKKLAKLTLATNEVYYNDKKEKVTDTQWHNITAWGKTAEIIENFVSKGKEIALEGKLTYRTWEDSNGEKKYFTEIVANELLLLSK from the coding sequence ATGAATGCATTAAGAAACAAAGTACAATTAATTGGACACGTAGGACAAGAGCCAGAAATCAAAATTCTTGAAGGAGGAAAAAAATTAGCAAAACTAACGTTAGCTACTAACGAAGTCTATTATAATGACAAAAAGGAAAAAGTAACCGACACACAGTGGCACAATATAACTGCTTGGGGAAAAACAGCAGAAATCATTGAAAACTTTGTGAGTAAAGGAAAGGAAATTGCTTTAGAAGGGAAACTAACTTATAGAACTTGGGAAGATTCTAATGGAGAAAAAAAATATTTCACAGAAATAGTAGCCAACGAGTTATTATTACTAAGTAAATAA